In Halobaculum rubrum, the following are encoded in one genomic region:
- a CDS encoding dihydroneopterin aldolase family protein has product MTTDAQQACFEAGIKFGSLYHQFAGTPVSPRSTRSLEAAIAESIENQPYCESVTVEIDDEAVAADIDHENGYTELSGHLMDVDMRVAYEGATVRTRMEMEDGYPLMKLMEVVERNE; this is encoded by the coding sequence ATGACCACCGACGCCCAGCAGGCGTGTTTCGAGGCCGGCATCAAGTTCGGGTCGCTGTACCATCAGTTCGCTGGAACGCCCGTCTCCCCGCGGAGCACGCGCTCGCTGGAGGCGGCGATCGCCGAGTCGATCGAGAACCAACCGTACTGCGAGTCGGTGACCGTCGAGATCGACGACGAGGCCGTCGCCGCCGACATCGACCACGAGAACGGCTACACCGAGCTGTCGGGACACCTGATGGACGTCGACATGCGCGTCGCGTACGAGGGGGCCACCGTCCGCACGCGCATGGAGATGGAGGACGGCTACCCGTTGATGAAGCTCATGGAGGTCGTCGAACGAAACGAGTGA
- a CDS encoding DUF309 domain-containing protein: MTTSDAPDESARVAALRAGTALYTAGEFHAAHDPWEAVWLDLKDAVAAGDAPESVVRDEALFHGLIQFTAARHHARDRNWSGAVGLAESAREYLADIPEEYRGVDVTGARDALARLAADPERVERGPAPSLRYEGGRIAPESLSLAAAGLAAEALAAEHGLDADAVADAARFAREEERAGRSRFAALLFDLLRVDTPQERRLVYDRLSGLVEQERRKEEDVKGLF, translated from the coding sequence GTGACCACCAGCGACGCCCCGGACGAGTCCGCACGCGTCGCGGCGCTTCGCGCCGGCACCGCTCTCTACACGGCCGGTGAGTTCCACGCCGCCCACGACCCGTGGGAGGCCGTCTGGCTCGACCTGAAGGACGCAGTCGCCGCCGGCGACGCCCCCGAGTCTGTCGTCCGCGACGAGGCGCTGTTCCACGGGCTGATCCAGTTCACCGCCGCACGGCACCACGCCCGCGACCGCAACTGGTCGGGCGCGGTCGGCCTCGCCGAGAGCGCCCGGGAGTACCTCGCCGATATCCCGGAGGAGTACCGCGGTGTCGACGTTACCGGAGCGCGCGACGCGCTCGCGCGTCTGGCCGCGGACCCCGAGCGCGTCGAACGCGGGCCGGCGCCGTCGCTGCGATACGAGGGCGGCCGTATCGCGCCCGAGTCGCTGTCGCTGGCGGCCGCGGGGCTGGCGGCCGAGGCGCTCGCGGCGGAGCACGGCCTCGACGCCGACGCGGTCGCGGACGCGGCGCGGTTCGCCCGCGAGGAGGAGCGTGCGGGGCGCTCGCGGTTCGCGGCCCTGCTGTTCGACCTCCTGCGCGTGGACACGCCGCAGGAACGGCGACTGGTGTACGACCGGCTATCGGGACTGGTCGAACAGGAGCGACGGAAGGAGGAGGACGTGAAGGGACTGTTCTGA
- a CDS encoding histone, with amino-acid sequence MTVELPFAPVDDVIRRNASDLRVSAGAAEELAGRVQRHGASLATDAAERAAADGRKTLMPADFGVEQVVERSTLTLPVAPVDRIARLDIDDSYRVSMDARVALADILEDYADNVARAAALLARHADRRTVQADDIETYFALFEG; translated from the coding sequence ATGACTGTCGAGTTGCCGTTCGCGCCCGTCGACGACGTCATCCGACGGAACGCGAGCGACCTCCGGGTCAGCGCCGGTGCGGCCGAGGAGTTGGCCGGACGCGTGCAACGGCACGGAGCGTCGCTGGCGACCGACGCGGCCGAGCGGGCGGCCGCGGACGGGCGAAAGACGCTGATGCCGGCTGACTTCGGGGTCGAGCAGGTGGTCGAACGCTCGACGCTGACGCTCCCCGTCGCGCCCGTCGACCGGATCGCGCGCCTCGACATCGACGACTCCTACCGCGTCTCGATGGACGCCCGCGTTGCGCTCGCGGACATCCTCGAGGACTACGCCGATAACGTCGCTCGCGCGGCCGCGTTGCTCGCGCGCCACGCCGACCGACGGACCGTCCAGGCCGACGACATCGAGACGTACTTCGCGCTCTTCGAGGGATAG
- the azf gene encoding NAD-dependent glucose-6-phosphate dehydrogenase Azf yields MDEPVLLTGAGGRVGRAVLTGIGGAYDWRLLDREPVADDELPDGVTDDDVVVADVTDDDAVREAVEGVGAVVHLAGDPRPNAPWDSVLSNNIDGTRTMLEAAVGAGIDRFVFASSNHAVGAYETDDRTPHMYRKDDEFRLNGSELPRPSNLYGVSKAAGETLGRYYHDHHDLSVACVRIGNLTKDHPPKEYERGQAMWLSHRDCAHLFDRCLLADYDYEIVYGISDNDRKYYSIERAREVLGYDPQDNSAEYTFGGEPKAEVEPDSA; encoded by the coding sequence ATGGACGAACCGGTACTGCTCACTGGAGCGGGCGGGCGCGTCGGCCGCGCCGTCCTGACCGGCATCGGCGGGGCGTACGACTGGCGCCTCCTCGACCGCGAGCCGGTCGCCGACGACGAACTGCCCGACGGCGTCACCGACGACGACGTGGTCGTCGCCGACGTGACCGACGACGACGCCGTCCGCGAGGCCGTCGAGGGCGTCGGCGCGGTCGTCCACCTCGCCGGCGACCCGCGCCCGAACGCGCCGTGGGACTCGGTCCTCTCGAACAACATCGACGGCACGCGGACGATGTTGGAGGCCGCCGTCGGCGCCGGCATCGACCGGTTCGTCTTCGCCTCCTCCAACCACGCGGTCGGGGCCTACGAGACCGACGACCGCACCCCCCACATGTACCGCAAGGACGACGAGTTCCGCCTGAACGGCTCGGAACTCCCGCGCCCGTCGAACCTCTACGGCGTCTCCAAGGCGGCCGGCGAGACGCTCGGGCGCTACTACCACGACCACCACGACCTCTCGGTCGCGTGCGTCCGCATCGGCAACCTCACCAAGGATCACCCGCCCAAGGAGTACGAGCGCGGGCAGGCGATGTGGCTCTCCCACCGCGACTGCGCACACCTGTTCGACCGCTGTCTCCTCGCCGACTACGACTACGAGATCGTCTACGGCATCTCGGACAACGACCGGAAGTACTACTCAATCGAGCGCGCCCGCGAGGTGCTCGGCTACGACCCGCAGGACAACTCCGCGGAGTACACCTTCGGCGGCGAGCCCAAGGCGGAAGTCGAACCGGATTCCGCCTAG
- a CDS encoding creatininase family protein, with protein sequence MNLSEATWTEVRDADIDAALLPVGSTEQHGPHAPLGTDAMTAEAVAEAAVEQWGDGDASDVDADARDTDDSVAAGDLLVAPPVHVGVAEEHRAFDGTLWVSPDTFRAYVRETVESLAHHGIDRVVLVNGHGGNVEALAEVARRVSRDDRIDAYAVSFTWFEAVGEHASRMGHGGPLETAMVRHVAPDLVREDRIEEGRDGGSPRWGEWVRGVNLAHDSDEFTGNGVVGDPTEGTAELGGALLDRASEALRDVARAVVERER encoded by the coding sequence ATGAACCTCTCGGAGGCGACGTGGACGGAGGTCCGCGACGCCGATATCGACGCCGCGCTGCTCCCCGTCGGGAGCACCGAACAGCACGGCCCGCACGCACCCCTGGGGACCGACGCGATGACGGCCGAAGCCGTCGCCGAGGCAGCCGTCGAGCAGTGGGGCGACGGCGACGCGAGCGATGTGGACGCCGACGCACGCGATACCGACGACTCCGTCGCCGCTGGCGACCTCCTCGTGGCGCCGCCCGTCCACGTCGGCGTCGCCGAGGAGCACCGCGCGTTCGACGGCACGCTGTGGGTGTCGCCGGACACGTTCCGCGCGTACGTTCGCGAGACCGTCGAGAGTCTCGCACACCACGGCATCGACCGCGTCGTCCTCGTCAACGGCCACGGCGGCAACGTCGAGGCGCTCGCTGAGGTCGCCCGGCGCGTCTCGCGCGACGACCGGATCGACGCGTACGCGGTCTCGTTCACCTGGTTCGAGGCGGTCGGCGAGCACGCGAGCAGGATGGGTCACGGCGGCCCGCTGGAGACCGCAATGGTGCGCCACGTCGCGCCCGACCTCGTCCGCGAGGACCGCATCGAGGAGGGTCGCGACGGCGGGAGCCCGCGCTGGGGAGAGTGGGTTCGCGGGGTGAACCTCGCGCACGACAGCGACGAGTTCACCGGGAACGGCGTCGTCGGCGACCCCACCGAGGGGACCGCCGAACTCGGGGGAGCGCTGCTCGACCGGGCGAGCGAGGCGCTGCGTGACGTGGCTCGCGCGGTCGTCGAGCGCGAGCGGTGA
- a CDS encoding single-stranded DNA binding protein: MGAIEDVYDDLDADVPFEEFEAAVEQKVEDMGGLADEETAAMLIAHELRDEEVNSVADIEPGMDDVKFLAKVMTVGEVRTFERDGEDEDGHVLNVEVADESGRVTISLWDQVAVDAKENLQTGDVLRIMGRPKEGYSGLEVAVDKVEPDPDAEVDVEAVEEYRVEDLTMGASDVDLLGVILDTDTVRTFDRDDGSEGKVSNLTVGDETGRVRVTMWDDTADRVEELEAGETVEIVDGYVRERDGDLELHVGSRGAIEEVDADVEYVPETTDIADLELDDVVDIAGGVIETSETRTFDRDDGSQGQVRNVRIKDETGEIRVALWGDKADRDIDLADRVAFTDVEIQDGWQDDLEASAGWRSSVSVLERANGSGGGSRPAGSADRDAGQGGLDSFDSDASGGASDDGGPAAAATTAGDVTGSDDGDTDEGGVVEFTGTVVQAGDPVVLDDGTQTRSIETSAKLRLGEEVTVRGVERNGTIDADDVF, encoded by the coding sequence ATGGGCGCTATCGAGGACGTCTACGACGACCTGGACGCCGACGTCCCCTTCGAGGAGTTCGAGGCCGCCGTCGAGCAGAAGGTCGAGGACATGGGCGGGCTGGCCGACGAGGAGACCGCGGCGATGCTCATCGCCCACGAGCTGCGCGACGAGGAGGTCAACAGCGTCGCCGACATCGAGCCCGGGATGGACGACGTGAAGTTCCTCGCGAAGGTGATGACCGTCGGCGAGGTGCGCACCTTCGAGCGCGACGGCGAGGACGAGGACGGCCACGTCCTCAACGTCGAGGTGGCCGACGAGTCCGGCCGCGTCACGATCTCGCTGTGGGATCAGGTCGCCGTCGACGCGAAGGAGAACCTCCAAACGGGCGACGTGCTCCGAATCATGGGTCGCCCGAAGGAGGGGTACAGCGGGCTGGAGGTCGCCGTCGACAAGGTGGAGCCCGACCCGGACGCCGAAGTGGACGTGGAGGCCGTCGAGGAGTACCGCGTCGAGGACCTCACCATGGGTGCCTCCGACGTGGACCTGCTCGGCGTGATCCTCGACACCGACACCGTCCGCACGTTCGACCGCGACGACGGCTCCGAGGGGAAGGTGTCGAACCTGACCGTCGGCGACGAGACCGGCCGCGTGCGCGTCACCATGTGGGACGACACGGCCGACCGCGTCGAGGAGCTGGAGGCGGGCGAGACCGTCGAGATCGTGGACGGCTACGTCCGCGAGCGCGACGGCGATCTCGAACTCCACGTCGGCTCCCGGGGCGCCATCGAGGAGGTCGACGCCGACGTGGAGTACGTCCCCGAAACGACCGACATCGCGGACCTGGAGCTCGACGACGTGGTCGACATCGCCGGCGGCGTCATCGAGACGAGCGAGACGCGGACGTTCGACCGCGACGACGGCTCCCAAGGGCAGGTTCGCAACGTCCGCATCAAAGACGAGACCGGCGAGATCCGCGTCGCGCTGTGGGGCGACAAGGCCGACCGCGACATCGACCTCGCCGACCGGGTCGCGTTCACCGACGTGGAGATCCAGGACGGCTGGCAAGACGATCTGGAAGCCTCCGCCGGCTGGCGGTCCTCCGTCTCCGTGCTCGAACGGGCGAACGGGAGCGGGGGCGGCAGTCGCCCCGCCGGATCGGCCGATCGCGACGCCGGCCAGGGTGGGCTCGACTCCTTCGATTCCGACGCGTCGGGCGGCGCGAGCGACGACGGCGGGCCCGCCGCCGCGGCGACCACCGCCGGCGACGTGACCGGCAGCGACGACGGCGACACGGACGAGGGCGGCGTCGTGGAGTTCACCGGGACGGTCGTGCAGGCCGGGGATCCGGTGGTCCTCGACGACGGCACGCAAACCCGGTCGATCGAGACCTCGGCGAAGCTCCGCCTCGGGGAGGAGGTCACCGTCCGCGGCGTCGAGCGAAACGGCACTATCGACGCCGACGACGTGTTCTGA
- a CDS encoding helix-turn-helix transcriptional regulator — MRYVALLAALVVLVSVATGATAAAVQPAAALATAGPSTGAVDTAPRAIGSPSGGVSQQVASSVGTPRTNFTVSLREDGSARWTVETRIQLEDAAARDAFREYARSYEAGDADGGPTAEPFRNAAAAASNATGREMSIGRVNRTATLTNGSGVLRLRFTWTGFLEPGDDGVLALGDAFRAPNNGTWFGSLSDTQRLVIEPPADYEVSDVSQGFDYSISDRRIVAAGPQEFEAGDITVRYEPGDSPPPDSSYLLELIAGAGVVLLFVVAVLVYRRGGGADSGTDGAGAGDSDAESAARGGHDGDARDGTPTATTSDRTGANGGSASDAAGTAAAADAVAAADTASEPEEDLELLSDEERVERLLERHDGRMRQGSIVEETGWSDAKVSQLLSAMADHGRVEKLRLGRENLISLADGDAADDEAGSDTAGGNAGRDSEP; from the coding sequence ATGCGGTACGTCGCCCTCCTCGCCGCGCTCGTCGTTCTCGTCTCAGTCGCCACGGGCGCGACGGCGGCGGCCGTACAGCCCGCCGCCGCACTCGCCACCGCGGGTCCGTCGACCGGCGCGGTCGACACCGCTCCGCGGGCGATCGGGTCCCCGTCAGGCGGTGTGTCCCAGCAGGTCGCGTCGTCGGTCGGCACGCCGCGGACGAACTTCACCGTCTCTCTCCGCGAGGACGGCTCCGCACGGTGGACCGTCGAAACGCGGATCCAGCTCGAGGACGCCGCCGCCCGCGACGCCTTCCGAGAGTACGCCCGCTCGTACGAGGCGGGCGACGCGGACGGCGGACCGACGGCCGAGCCGTTCAGAAACGCCGCGGCCGCCGCCTCGAACGCGACCGGACGCGAGATGTCGATCGGGCGGGTGAACCGCACGGCGACGCTGACGAACGGCTCGGGCGTCCTCCGGCTTCGGTTCACCTGGACGGGGTTCCTCGAGCCGGGTGACGACGGCGTTCTCGCGCTCGGCGACGCGTTCAGGGCCCCGAACAACGGAACGTGGTTCGGATCGCTGTCGGACACCCAGCGACTCGTCATCGAGCCGCCCGCTGACTACGAGGTGAGCGACGTGTCGCAGGGGTTCGACTACTCGATCAGCGACCGCCGGATCGTCGCCGCGGGCCCACAGGAGTTCGAGGCCGGCGACATCACGGTCCGATACGAGCCCGGCGACTCGCCGCCCCCCGACTCGTCGTACCTGCTCGAACTGATCGCCGGCGCCGGCGTCGTGCTGCTGTTCGTCGTCGCGGTGTTGGTATACCGCCGCGGCGGCGGTGCCGACTCGGGGACCGACGGGGCCGGGGCCGGCGACTCGGATGCGGAATCGGCTGCCCGCGGTGGCCACGACGGCGATGCACGCGACGGCACACCGACAGCGACGACGTCCGATCGAACCGGAGCCAACGGTGGGTCGGCGAGCGATGCCGCCGGCACCGCCGCCGCGGCCGACGCGGTCGCGGCGGCGGACACCGCTTCCGAGCCCGAGGAAGACCTGGAACTGCTCTCGGACGAGGAGCGCGTCGAGCGCCTCCTCGAGCGTCACGACGGCCGGATGCGACAGGGAAGCATCGTCGAGGAGACCGGGTGGTCCGACGCGAAGGTGTCGCAACTGCTGTCGGCGATGGCGGACCACGGACGCGTCGAGAAACTGCGGCTCGGCCGCGAGAACCTCATCTCGCTGGCCGACGGCGACGCGGCCGACGACGAGGCGGGCTCCGATACGGCCGGCGGCAACGCCGGACGGGATAGCGAGCCGTAG
- a CDS encoding DUF5790 family protein: MAQSTFDDDDLFGEAADEMRTDVEAHLRAAKATLPDADAVWETDADNVLGALNGLRSALDTGDAVEELRQAKKQYVLGERAGAFEDDEELAAEIEDLQELVETLEETHEQVGDLTSVVPQIKSDLEDAHAEGVDADADADDAEEAEA, translated from the coding sequence ATGGCGCAGTCTACCTTCGACGACGACGACCTGTTCGGGGAAGCGGCCGACGAGATGCGCACGGACGTGGAAGCCCACCTCCGCGCCGCGAAGGCGACGCTTCCGGATGCGGACGCGGTCTGGGAGACGGACGCCGACAACGTTCTCGGCGCGCTCAACGGCCTCCGCTCGGCGCTGGACACCGGCGACGCCGTCGAGGAACTCCGGCAGGCGAAGAAACAGTACGTGTTGGGCGAGCGCGCCGGCGCGTTCGAGGACGACGAGGAGCTCGCCGCGGAGATCGAGGACCTGCAGGAACTGGTCGAGACGCTGGAGGAGACCCACGAGCAGGTCGGCGATCTCACGAGCGTCGTGCCGCAGATCAAAAGCGACCTCGAGGACGCCCACGCCGAGGGCGTCGACGCCGACGCCGACGCGGACGACGCTGAAGAAGCGGAGGCGTAG
- a CDS encoding methyltransferase domain-containing protein has translation MGILEDKDNARLFYRYFSRVYDTINPYIWDDRMRNQALEWFDADRDDRVLDVGAGTGFATEGLLNHVDEVYALDQSRGQFEQAFRKFGKHGKVRFHMGDAERLPFTDDSFDKLWSSGSIEYWPDPVAALREFRRVVKPGGTVLVVGPDYPKLRVFQKLADAIMLFYDAEEAEEMFREAGFEETRHFIQQRHRGSPRAITSVATVPESDGSVDDADREPGDD, from the coding sequence ATGGGTATCCTCGAGGACAAGGACAACGCGCGGCTGTTTTACCGGTACTTCTCGCGCGTCTACGACACGATCAACCCCTACATCTGGGACGACCGGATGCGAAACCAGGCGCTGGAGTGGTTCGACGCCGACCGCGACGACCGCGTGCTCGACGTGGGGGCCGGCACCGGCTTCGCAACCGAGGGGCTGCTCAACCACGTCGACGAGGTGTACGCGCTCGACCAGTCGCGTGGCCAGTTCGAGCAGGCGTTCCGCAAGTTCGGCAAGCACGGCAAGGTCCGATTCCACATGGGCGACGCCGAGCGGCTCCCGTTCACGGACGACTCCTTCGACAAGCTCTGGTCGTCGGGCTCCATCGAGTACTGGCCCGACCCCGTCGCCGCGCTCCGGGAGTTCCGGCGCGTCGTCAAGCCCGGCGGCACCGTGCTCGTCGTCGGGCCGGACTACCCGAAGCTCCGCGTGTTCCAGAAGCTCGCGGACGCGATCATGCTGTTCTACGACGCCGAGGAGGCCGAGGAGATGTTCCGCGAGGCGGGCTTCGAGGAGACGCGCCACTTCATCCAGCAGCGTCACCGCGGCTCGCCGCGGGCGATCACGAGCGTCGCGACGGTGCCCGAATCGGACGGGTCGGTCGACGACGCGGACCGCGAGCCGGGCGACGACTGA
- a CDS encoding histone deacetylase family protein — protein MRFGYSEACLDHDTGDRHPENPDRLRAIKEGLKRKHGVEYVESDPAPRAAIDAVHDSGYVDEIVDFCASGGGNWDPDTVASDGTWDAARAAAGQAQWAAEEALAGSPGRDTPFALGRPPGHHAVYDDAMGFCFVNNVAVAAQSALDDGDADRVAIFDWDVHHGNGTQDIFLDRGDVLYASIHEDGLYPGTGDETEIGEGDGEGATLNVPLPAGAGDADFLLAIDDLLAPVLDRFDPDLLLISAGFDAHRHDPISRMRVSSEGYALLADRVRTLAGEIDAGLGFVLEGGYGLDTLAEGVAMVHETFDGRPPIEPEKEPEEKSVPLVEDLRERFDLD, from the coding sequence ATGCGGTTCGGCTACAGCGAGGCGTGTCTCGACCACGATACCGGCGATCGACACCCCGAGAACCCGGACCGCCTCCGCGCGATCAAGGAGGGACTCAAGCGCAAACACGGCGTCGAGTACGTCGAGTCGGATCCCGCCCCCCGCGCCGCGATCGACGCGGTCCACGACTCCGGCTACGTCGACGAGATCGTCGACTTCTGTGCGTCCGGCGGCGGCAACTGGGACCCCGACACCGTGGCGTCCGACGGCACCTGGGACGCCGCGCGCGCGGCCGCCGGTCAGGCGCAGTGGGCCGCCGAGGAGGCGCTCGCGGGCAGCCCCGGCCGCGACACCCCGTTCGCGCTCGGCCGCCCCCCGGGGCACCACGCCGTGTACGACGACGCGATGGGCTTTTGCTTCGTCAACAACGTCGCAGTCGCCGCCCAGTCGGCGCTCGACGACGGCGACGCCGATCGCGTCGCGATCTTCGACTGGGACGTCCATCACGGTAACGGGACGCAGGACATCTTCCTGGACCGCGGCGACGTGCTCTACGCGTCGATCCACGAGGACGGCCTCTACCCCGGCACCGGCGACGAGACCGAGATCGGCGAGGGGGACGGCGAGGGGGCGACGCTGAACGTCCCGCTGCCGGCGGGCGCGGGGGACGCCGACTTCCTGCTGGCCATCGACGACCTGCTCGCCCCCGTGCTCGACCGCTTCGACCCCGACCTCCTGCTCATCTCGGCGGGATTCGACGCTCACCGCCACGACCCCATCTCGCGGATGCGAGTCTCCTCGGAGGGGTACGCGCTGCTGGCCGACCGCGTGCGCACGCTCGCCGGAGAGATCGACGCCGGGCTCGGCTTCGTGCTGGAGGGGGGATACGGGCTCGACACGCTCGCCGAGGGCGTCGCGATGGTCCACGAGACGTTCGACGGGCGGCCGCCGATCGAACCCGAAAAAGAGCCAGAGGAGAAGAGCGTCCCGCTGGTGGAGGACCTCCGCGAGCGGTTCGATCTGGACTGA
- a CDS encoding type IV pilin → MGRDTSRSPTAHRPVSGREQRAVAGPVGIALLVLATVALSAAVGAATLSATGVTHSESGAQSVASGQRSGPTAAVVDLVVTDGTITLTHRGGDTLDVRRLRVVIRVDGSRLRHQPPVPFFAARGFDSGPTGPFNLASDHAWSAGESTSVTPAGTNHPELRPGSRVEVSLFVGSQRLAAPSAVAG, encoded by the coding sequence ATGGGGCGAGACACGTCGAGGAGTCCGACCGCACACCGGCCGGTAAGCGGTCGTGAGCAACGAGCGGTCGCCGGTCCGGTCGGCATCGCCCTGTTGGTGCTCGCGACGGTCGCGCTCTCCGCGGCGGTCGGAGCGGCGACGCTGTCGGCGACGGGCGTGACGCACTCCGAGAGCGGGGCACAGTCGGTCGCATCGGGACAGCGTTCGGGACCGACCGCGGCCGTCGTCGACCTCGTCGTCACGGACGGGACGATCACCCTCACGCACCGCGGCGGCGACACGCTCGACGTTCGCCGACTGCGCGTCGTGATCCGCGTCGACGGGTCGCGCCTCCGCCATCAGCCGCCGGTCCCGTTCTTCGCCGCACGGGGGTTCGACAGCGGACCGACGGGACCGTTCAACCTCGCGAGCGACCACGCGTGGTCGGCCGGCGAGTCGACGAGCGTGACGCCCGCCGGAACGAACCATCCGGAGCTCCGACCGGGGTCCAGGGTCGAGGTGTCGCTGTTCGTCGGCTCGCAGCGACTGGCTGCACCGAGCGCGGTCGCCGGGTGA
- a CDS encoding DUF7094 domain-containing protein, with amino-acid sequence MRALPVLVAVLLVATAVGGALAVPDRNEPTVGAGSGPSTPAAIGPTAAHDSASATTVATVNETTPIRVLSPEENVSVASGIDVVTVDAGTATGFGARASATRIETIALRERITNASTSDERQIRILDGLNEVDKDVITLHSRHREAVAAYHAGDISAKEFLVELARIRASAAVLEERVLMLERLAEETEEFTLDDGRVYPVVYDLRTFDGPVRSRAAAALDGDAGASTRVYVATTESGIVLSTVADGQFVREAFRGDLRERDGTTIDEETAQNVTARSYPEVWAATGGSVAGQGSGGTFLFDLTYPNGTLTAFIDGGTERVFMEHQRVDLDAVSVGEATTRTLDLTLTVNRTFPGGPLRVVVTDPRTGDPVDAVVKIGREGGESVDIGTTGDDGTLWTVSPRGGFVVTVVEVDSTEVSTVSVTPTDPVTVEEAFTSADGTGSPNASE; translated from the coding sequence ATGCGAGCTCTCCCCGTCCTCGTTGCAGTCCTCCTCGTGGCCACCGCCGTCGGCGGCGCGCTCGCGGTCCCCGATCGGAATGAACCGACGGTCGGGGCAGGCAGCGGCCCCTCCACGCCGGCGGCGATCGGTCCGACCGCAGCCCACGACTCGGCCTCCGCGACCACCGTGGCCACGGTCAACGAGACCACGCCGATCCGTGTCCTCTCGCCGGAGGAGAACGTGAGCGTCGCCTCCGGTATCGACGTGGTGACCGTCGACGCCGGCACGGCGACCGGCTTCGGCGCGAGAGCGTCCGCCACACGCATCGAAACGATCGCGCTCCGCGAGCGCATCACGAACGCGAGCACCAGCGACGAGCGTCAGATCCGGATCCTCGACGGGCTGAACGAGGTCGACAAGGACGTCATCACGCTCCACAGCCGGCACCGCGAGGCGGTCGCCGCCTACCACGCGGGCGACATCTCCGCGAAGGAGTTCCTCGTCGAACTGGCGCGGATCCGCGCGAGCGCGGCGGTGCTCGAGGAGCGAGTCCTCATGCTCGAGCGGCTCGCCGAGGAGACGGAGGAGTTCACGCTGGACGACGGCCGTGTGTACCCCGTGGTGTACGACCTCCGCACGTTCGACGGGCCGGTCAGATCGCGGGCCGCCGCCGCGCTCGACGGCGACGCCGGGGCGTCGACGCGGGTGTACGTCGCGACGACGGAGTCGGGGATCGTCCTCTCGACGGTCGCGGACGGCCAGTTCGTCCGCGAGGCGTTCCGCGGCGACCTCCGCGAGCGCGACGGCACGACCATCGACGAGGAGACCGCCCAGAACGTCACGGCACGGAGCTACCCCGAAGTGTGGGCCGCCACCGGCGGATCGGTCGCGGGACAGGGCTCGGGCGGAACGTTCCTGTTCGACCTCACGTACCCGAACGGGACGCTGACCGCGTTCATCGACGGCGGGACCGAGCGCGTGTTCATGGAACATCAGCGCGTCGACCTCGACGCCGTCTCCGTGGGCGAGGCCACCACGAGGACGCTCGATCTCACCCTGACGGTGAACCGAACGTTCCCCGGCGGCCCGCTGCGCGTCGTCGTCACCGACCCGCGGACGGGCGACCCCGTCGACGCGGTCGTGAAGATCGGCCGCGAGGGCGGCGAGAGCGTGGACATCGGGACGACGGGGGACGACGGCACCCTCTGGACCGTCTCTCCGCGCGGCGGGTTCGTCGTCACCGTCGTCGAGGTCGACTCGACGGAGGTCTCCACGGTCAGCGTCACGCCGACGGATCCGGTGACCGTCGAGGAGGCGTTCACCTCCGCGGACGGGACCGGCTCACCGAACGCCAGCGAGTGA